TACTTCCTTAAAGTGCAATATATCAATAAGCGACAAAAATTGAACGTTTTCAACATCAGTTTTTATGTATTCGCGTGACTGTGGAAATGCGCTTCGACCCTGAAACTGCTGCAGGACGCAAACACGCGCATTTGTGCACAGCGGGTGTCGGAACCCCCCAAAATACATACTGGCTTCATTCGAAAAGATTTGCATGTAATGTTTGTgggacagtttttgtttttgctttcagcTTCTTGATTTCTGCGAGTTTGTAACGCATTTTTAAGCTGTGTATTAAATATCATCAAGGGCCCTTTAAAAACATTACACACTCGGTAAAACACATCTAAAGTGATATGAGATGCCATTTCTGCTAATGGCCATAATGGATTTTATAGACGTTTTACATTTCCCTAATGTCTGGTTATTGATACTTGCAGGTGGAGAAAATGGCGAGGCGGCTTCTGCAGCTCTTTGCCTTGTGGACTGTGATTGGCGTCGTGCGATGCTGcccagagctctgcagctgCCAGGATAAATTTTCACATCAGTTTGCTGACTGTGCCTACAAAGAACTGTTGGCGGTGCCCGCGGGTCTCCCCTCCAACGTTACCACTGTGAGCCTTTCTGCCAATAAGATCAAAGTACTGAAAAGTAAGAGCTTCACCGATATCACACAGGTCACCTCCCTCTGGCTGGCCCACAATGAGATAGTTACCATAGAGAAGAGCACACTGGCCCCCCTTGTTCAGCTCCGCAACCTGGACATCAGCCATAACAAAATTGTGAACTTTCCATGGGATGATCTGCACAAGCTCACCGCCCTGCAGCTTCTGAAAATGAACAACAACGAGATGGTGAGCCTTCCAAAGGATGCCTTTTCCACACTTAAAGACCTGAGGTCGCTtcgcatcaacaacaacaagtttGCCACTATCGCTCAGGGCACCTTCACTGCTCTCTCCGCCATGTCCCACCTTCAGATTTACAGCAACCCCTTCACTTGCTCCTGCAGCCTGGAGTGGCTGAGGGACTGGATCTCAGAAACTAAGATATCTGTCCCCGAGCCAAATTCGATTGTCTGTGAAACTCCAGAGCACCTGAAGGGGACGCCGGTTACATCGATGCCCAAACTGGACTGTACAGTCCCATCTGTCGCAATAACATACCAGCCCGACATTGAGAGCAAGGAGATCTACGAGGGTTCCATGGTCAACTTAAACTGTGAGACGACAGGAAGTCCTAAACCTCAGGTCAGCTGGGAGGTCACTGCAGGAAATCAGAATTATCTGTTCCCTTTACCATCTGCAGGGGAGATGGTAAAGGGAACAGAAAATTCTGCAGGGGAGATCAATGAGCTGCCAATTAATGACAAAACAACCAACAATAGATTCCTGGTATTTCTAAATGGCACGCTCATCATCTCTCGTATGAGTGAAAAGGAAGACGGGAACTACAGCTGCTCAGCGGTGAATGAGTTAGGAAGAGCAGAGAGCACAGTTAACATAACTATGACAGTCACCCAAAAACATGGCGGCGACCCAAAGCTCGGTCCGACGGTGGACAAGATCCGCCCATCTGGAAAACGGCCCGGAGAGCCCAAGATATCCAAAAACAGTGTCCTCAACTGGAACAAGCCTGGGGAAGATTCAAAGGCCGGTCCTGAGGGTTCCCCAGACAAAGACGACAGCGCTGGGGTTGCAAAGGACCCCTCATTCGGGAGCAAGTGTGGCACGAGGGAAAGCAGTGAATTCATCTCCAACCACGCTTTCAACCTGAGCTTGGACGACCTGAAGCAGTACACGTTTGATTTCGGTGTTATTGCGTTGGAGGTTTCAGAGACGGAGGCCAAAGTGCAGCTGAATCCGCTGCAGCTTCCCAGCAGCAAATCAAACCTTCACCTCAGTCACGCCGGAGACCAGGAAACGGTGAATAAAGAGCCGCTGGGTCTGCTCCAGTCCTCGCCCAGCGGAACCACTCTAGACATGCTCTACCTCTGTGTAAATACAGGCAACGGACACTCCATGGTTCAGTGGTCCAACATAGAGGAGGGGGTTAATGCCTACCGCTTCCATGGTTTACAGCCTGGCACTAATTACACACTGTGCCTCACCTATGGGGGGAAGGACTGCCAAGTGCAAGTCGTCTTTACAACTCGGAAGAAGatcccctccctcctcatcaTCGTGGTTGTCAGCATTTTCCTACTGGGCCTGGCCACCGTTCCGTTACTGGGGGCCACCTGCTGCCACTTGTTATACAAGTACCAAGGGAAGACCTACAAGCTCATCATGAGGGCTCAGAATCCGGATCAGCTGGAGAAACAAATGGCCGGAGACTTCGATCCCAGGGCGTCTTTCGTGGAGTCTGAGAAAACGTTCAACCCCAGCGACTTGGGCGAGGCCGAGGGGGAGgccgagggagaggaaggagccgAAGAGGGAGAGGCTGAAGGGAGCGTAGTGACAGAGTCCATCCCGGGATCCTCGACCAAAACCAACCAGGAGGAGTTTGAAATGGGCTCGGAGTACAGCGACAAGTTGCCCCTGGGGGCAGAGGCGGTCACCATCTCGGAGGAGATCAACGGCAACTACAAGCAGCCAAGCCGCTGAGCTCCGGCGACGCCCGTCAGTATGTTGTACAATAATTTACTGTTAAGTAGCCGACATCAAAGCGGAGGTGAGGCAGCCAATATTACCAGCCTTCTGATCAAATCGATGgatctctttctttttctgtttcatgaGATTGATAGAGTCATGTGATATTTATATATCTACTGTAAGGTTAAATTAAGCAACATGTATTTACGGTGCAAGCACAGCTCTATCAGACCTCAAGCCATGAGGAGAGCAGCAAAACGTTCCCTCACTGAGGGACACGCAGATGGGCGCAAATGCGCGCTGTAAATTGAacgtaagtaaaaaaaataataaaaaaaaagaaagaaaaggaatctCCACTTGGAGAGCACAATATTAAAGTGCCATATGTTTTAAAAACGTTTTGACCAAACTGTCGTCGGGACCATTTCAGTCGCTGCTGTGCGCGTCTGTGGATGAAAGTCCCTGTCGGCTGTCCGGCTGAATCCAGATGCAGACATTTGGCTTCTGCGTTATTGCGCATCGCCGCTCCGCTGTAAATGCGTCTAAAAAAGGGTAAATTAGCGGGTTAATTTCAACAAACTGTTTAGGCTTTAAAACCTCTCTATAAACGCTCCTCTTCCGTGGAATGTCACGCGTAATTCCTGCTgtggtttttattattaatgtagTCTATAGAGGACCGTAGCTGTTATTGTCGATCTGTGATGTAAagccatgtgaaatgaaatcattctctctcttttttttttacgacggTAAGTTTATGTGAAGCTGGAGAAACATCCATCCCGACGGCTTCACCGTCTTTGACGCGTTTCGTGAGTTTTTGTGAAATGTAAGTCGAAACGAAACGCTCGTGACTTTTTAAGGTTTTTTGATATAATTTTATGTACgtgtaattaataaaaatacatgaaaccATACAGACGATGTGTTGGATTTATTATTGGGCGAAAAATGTAGAAactatttgtattattttctcAGAAAGTAAACGAAAAAAAATGCCATCGAATTAAACAAATAATAGTTTGAGTTTAAATTAATTCGGTttgggtgttttattttaatttttttgccttttttctttcttttcaaagACGACAAAATATGTGGTGTGTGATTCTGAAGTGCGTTAATCCGATTGAAAACGTCCATCAACACTATTCGCATAAACTATAGCTTTCACTTCCTAAATTAATTTAACCATCAgaatggaataataaaaaagtcaAAGGAAAACTCTTGTGTCGGTTTTATTTTCACATGCAATCAAAAAGAAAATTCGGCTTTTCTAATTTCCACCTTTTAATTTGAACGTATAGATAAATGCGGAGACAATCGTTGAAATCTTGGCGACTATCAGAAAAGAGTTTAAACTAGAATAATAAAACACTGCTAGCAGAAAGATTGGACTTAAAGATCAacaaataaattagaaaatacAAATTTGTCTGGTGTTTCCTGTTCCATTGTTTTTCACATTATATGTGCAcacttgaaaaaaaagaaatgcattttctacATAACAACAGATCATTctgtaaatgaataaatacagcTGTTTTGCATATTCATGTCTTTAGTTTGGAGACTACAAATTTGCATCAAGTACATAATATGAACAAAGTAGGAAATTGAAGACCCTACAGTTTGAAATATAAAGGAAATGAATGTGCTGAAGGTTTGAGTGGGCTGTCTGTGCCTTGAACACTTTCCCCATCACAATGGAGACTAACCTCAAGCAGGAAtcatgaagtggactccaggaggAAAGGCTTGGTGGACATCAATGTGTAATAAAAGTACACTTATTTCACCCAATTCAGacacatttattgtatttttagaTAAATTGCCAAATACTATATTGCCAAGCTTTAAGAGCCACGTCACTGCTCAGTTGCTGGcggctgcctcctcctctgcctccttttTGCTCCCCGTCTTGGCTCTCTGGTTGAGCCGTCCATTCTGAAAGCTCTCTGCGGCCGGGTGCTGGAAGTGCTTCCTGGTGCCTACCAGGGAGGGGTTGTTGACCAGGGTGTAGAGCAGATGCCAGTGCCTGCGGGCCCTCTTGGCGGTGGACACTTTGATCTGTTTCTTCTCCTGCTGGACCAGTTGGATCCCTGAGGACATACAGACGCCATGATAGCACCACTGGTATGTATATTTGCACAAATCCCATGCGGTCACAAGAACAGATAGccttcttttcctttctttttcattaGCTCGACGGCCACCCAGGACTTGCTGCAGACACTGCAGAACGAGTAATAATAGAAAGCAATCATATTCTCATCGTGGACGCATTGCGGAGGCGCACTGGGCTTGCCATTAACACGCTGAAAGCTTGAGCCCCTTGGGCAACGTGAATATGAAACAGGCACTTAGTAGAGCTCGTCTGTGTAATCAGCTTTACTCACGAACTAATCTTTACAACACGATAGATT
The sequence above is drawn from the Brachionichthys hirsutus isolate HB-005 chromosome 5, CSIRO-AGI_Bhir_v1, whole genome shotgun sequence genome and encodes:
- the islr2 gene encoding immunoglobulin superfamily containing leucine-rich repeat protein 2 → MARRLLQLFALWTVIGVVRCCPELCSCQDKFSHQFADCAYKELLAVPAGLPSNVTTVSLSANKIKVLKSKSFTDITQVTSLWLAHNEIVTIEKSTLAPLVQLRNLDISHNKIVNFPWDDLHKLTALQLLKMNNNEMVSLPKDAFSTLKDLRSLRINNNKFATIAQGTFTALSAMSHLQIYSNPFTCSCSLEWLRDWISETKISVPEPNSIVCETPEHLKGTPVTSMPKLDCTVPSVAITYQPDIESKEIYEGSMVNLNCETTGSPKPQVSWEVTAGNQNYLFPLPSAGEMVKGTENSAGEINELPINDKTTNNRFLVFLNGTLIISRMSEKEDGNYSCSAVNELGRAESTVNITMTVTQKHGGDPKLGPTVDKIRPSGKRPGEPKISKNSVLNWNKPGEDSKAGPEGSPDKDDSAGVAKDPSFGSKCGTRESSEFISNHAFNLSLDDLKQYTFDFGVIALEVSETEAKVQLNPLQLPSSKSNLHLSHAGDQETVNKEPLGLLQSSPSGTTLDMLYLCVNTGNGHSMVQWSNIEEGVNAYRFHGLQPGTNYTLCLTYGGKDCQVQVVFTTRKKIPSLLIIVVVSIFLLGLATVPLLGATCCHLLYKYQGKTYKLIMRAQNPDQLEKQMAGDFDPRASFVESEKTFNPSDLGEAEGEAEGEEGAEEGEAEGSVVTESIPGSSTKTNQEEFEMGSEYSDKLPLGAEAVTISEEINGNYKQPSR